In the Helicoverpa zea isolate HzStark_Cry1AcR chromosome 27, ilHelZeax1.1, whole genome shotgun sequence genome, one interval contains:
- the LOC124643224 gene encoding kunitz-type serine protease inhibitor conotoxin Cal9.1a-like, whose amino-acid sequence MAVFNYIFLATFSVLMLSICRSDDQSTEELVPMDLELAEDICNIPIDEGICESESVSDSNGDTAVYFGYNVNTTNCEMFIYEGCGGNGNRFDSSAACWRACYTPFRYFLARVTNFIKYRYNDSIDWTAE is encoded by the exons ATGgctgtttttaattatatttttttggcaacATTTTCGGTTTTAATGTTATCGATATGCAGAAGTGATGATCAGTCGACGGAAGAATTAGTACCAATGg aCTTAGAATTAGCTGAAGACATATGTAACATACCAATTGATGAAGGGATTTGTGAATCTGAGAGCGTCAGCGACAGCAACGGTGACACTGCAGTTTA TTTCGGCTACAATGTAAACACGACGAATTGCGAAATGTTTATCTACGAAGGTTGCGGTGGCAACGGTAACAGGTTCGACTCCAGTGCCGCGTGCTGGCGAGCTTGCTATACACCATTTAGATATTTCTTAGCCAGAGTGACCAACTTTATAAAGTATAGATATAATGATTCGATTGATTGGACAGCCGAATAA